The genomic interval AGCGGTCGGCCGTGGTGGTCGGCACGACGACATCGAGGCCGTCGGCGACGCGGACGTTGGGCAGGGCGCGGACGCGGTCGCGCACGCCGGACTCCAGCAGCGGCCGGCTGGGGAACAGGACCGGCTGGCCGATGTCCGCCTGCCTGATTCGATGGCCGGACAGGAACCATCGAATGCCGCCCAGCAGGTCCCCGGTAGGTGCGCCGCTCGCGATGATCTCGGCGGTCAGGCCGGGGAACAGCCCATCCAGCACCTGCGCGCCGCGAGCCAACAGCGCGTGTATGTGGTGTCCCTGCGGTACGCCGCGGCGCTGCGCCACGCCCGTGGGCAGGCGGTCGCGTTCGATGACCGTCACCCGCTCGAAGGACTCCGCGAGGACCCGTGCGGTGAGCAGGCCCGCCATGCTCGCGCCCAGAACGACCGCGTGCCCGCCGACGATGCGACCCATGGTCCTCCCATGCCTTTCGACAGGGATAATTGTCTGCGGTGAATCGCCCGCCTTTCTTCTCCGACATTGCGCTCACGCGAATCACCAACGCGGCGGGCCGGCGCGAACACCGGCCGCGACGCTGCTGGCCGACGCGGTCCACTAGGGAGAAGGGTTTGAAGCCCTGAGCCCGACCACACACGCTCTCGCTGGTCGGGCAGGGACCGCTAGCGCTGTCGGGCAGCAATGGCGACGAAGGCCCGCCACGCCGCCGGCCGGAAGGTCAGCACGGGGCCCGCCGGGTCCTTACTGTCCCGCACGGCGACCACGTCAGGCAGGTTGTCGGCCACCTCGACACAACCGCCACCGTTGGTGCCGCTGCGGGTCGACTTCCGCCACCGGGCGTCACTGAGGCGCATGCTGGCTCTCCACTTCCTTCAGCAGGGCGAGCGACAGGTTCTCCGGCAAGGCTACGCTGCGCACACCCTCCCACCGGGTGAGGAGCGTAGCGATGCCCTCCTCATCGTCCACGACGAAATCGGTGAGCTGGTTCTCGATGTTCCCCACCCAGTTTCCGTCGGCGGACCTCGCCAGGGAGAGCTGCCCGTTGAGGCCGACGTGCAGCCCCGCGTCGGCGGGGATCAGGTGCAACTGGACGTGAGGCAGTTCGGCCATCCGCAACAGGTGCCGGAACTGCTCGGCCATGATGGCGTCCCGGACGCGCAGCGCCGACTCGTCGATGACGGCGATCAGCAGGGGTGGCTGCTCGCGGGTCAGGATCTCCTGCCGTTCGAGCCGTGACGCGACCAGCTTCTCCAACTCCGCCTCGGGCCGGGTGGGTTCGAGGCGCAGCACCGCGCGGGCGTAGTTCTCGGTCTGGAGCAGGCCGGGAATCAGGGTCGGGTGGTAGTAGCGGAGCTGCGTTGCGGTGCGCTCGGCGTCCAGCCAGCGCTTGAACCAGGTGGGCTCGCTGTCCCGCTGCGCCGCCTTGAGTAGGGACACGAACAGGCCGCCGGTCTCCAGGATCTCGTCGGCCCGGGTGGCGTACGGCATGTCGACCGGTCGGGTACCCGTCTCCACGGCGGAGACCGTCGAGGCCGAATAGTTGCTCCGCTTGCCGAACTCCTCCTGCGGCATACCGCGCAGGGCTCGCTGCCTGCGGAGCTGGTCGCGGATGAACGCGAACGCGTCCTCGTGTTCCATCGGACCTCCAGAGGGTTGTTTTAGATCGCCAGGAGCTCGCCAGTCGCCGCCGCCGGCTCACCAGTGCTGTGCCGTGACCTGCGCGATCGCCTTTCGAGCCTAGTGGCGTCCACAGCAGAGTGTCACCCAGCGGAACTGCTCGGTGACCGTCAAGCGCCCGGGTGGAACCTGCCCCCGGGAGCCGGTCCCGACCCCGCCGGGACCGGCTCCCTCCAACTCCCGAGGAGGTTCGATGAAAAGGCTGCTCCGGCATCTGACCGGACCACGTCCCCACCACCGCCGGGACTGGCGCCGGCTCTGGCGGTACTGCCGCTGCGGTTGGCGCTGGCGCTGCCCGGATTCGATCGAGGTGATCCTCGCGCCGTACCAACCACCGCCGCCGGTCAAGTTGACCGAGGTGGAGCGGGCCGAGATTCGTACCCTCTCGGCCACGCCGCCGTCCGACGCACCGGGAGCGGCCCCGCCGGCTCGGGCCCGGGCGAAAAACCGCCGGCCAGGACGGGACGCGTCCACCCGGCCACATCTGGCGAACGGCCGGGCGCCCGGGCCGGAGCACCGGGCCCGGCGTGGTGCCCGGGTGTGACCCGTGATCGGCCCGCAGGAGCGCTGGCGTAAGCACATTCCGACGCACCCGTCGTACCGGTGCCGAAGCTGCACCGACCCCTGGCCCTGCCGAAACGCCCGGCTGGCGCTGGCGACCGCCTACCGCGACGACCGGGTGGGCCTGATGGTGTACCTCGGCACACACCTCGCCCGCGCGCTGCGGAAGCTGCCTGACACGCATCCCGCGCTGCTCGCCGGGCAGATCCTCTACTGGGTGCCCCGCCGCCGCTGATCGGTGGCGGCCGGTGTCAGGCGCACCCGGGCGCACAGGCGGGGCAGCTCGACAGTCTGCGAAACGACCACCTACCGGCCGGTCCGGAAGGTACGGAAGTCGTGCACCTCGGCGATGTGGTGGTCCGGCGGTCGACCGTAGCGCTCCGGTCGACCGCCGGACCGGGCCAGCCGGGTCGGCGGGTCCTGTGGCCTGTCGCTGGGGAGGGAGCGACCGCCGTCGGCCCCGACCCGCCGCCCGCTGGCGCGGGGAGATGGTCAGTTCACGCTGCCTCCGTCCGGCCGCCGGCCCCGGGTGGAGACGAACTGGTAGGAGAGCGAGGCGAAGGCAGGATCCTTGGCAAGCTCCCGGAACCCCTCCAACTGGTTCGGGGAGAGTCCGGTGGCGAGCAGCCGGGGTTCGAGCTGGCGGGAGTTCGTCTCGTGCAGCGAGGCCCCGGTCGACCCACCCGGCCAGCTCTGCGAGTGGGTGATGGTGTCGACGTCGGTCAACCCGGCCAGCACCATCTCGGTGTGTACGTCCTGCGCCCAGGCCAGGTCCGCGCCCCGGTCCTGGAGGATGCCGAGGGTCGCCTCCATCACCTGCTGGAAGAGCTTCGCCGCGTCGTCGGTCGGGGCGGCGAGCACCCGCAGTCCGGCGGTGCAGTCGAACTCCTCGACGACCAGGGCACCGCCCGGGGCCAGCGCACCGATCAGCTCGGCGAGTACCCGCCGCCGCTCGGGCAGGTGCAGCAGGACGAGCCGGGCGTGGATCACGTCGAACGGGCCGCCCTCCGGCGCGCCGGTCCGGACGTCGTGCTGGCGTACGACGAGGTTCCCCTCCGGCTCCAGCCGGGACGGCTCGATGTCGGTCGCGATGACCAGGCCGGTGGGGCCGACGACCCGGGCCATGTGCCGGGCGATGGAGCCGCCCCCGGCGCCCAGTTCCCAGCACTTCGCGCCGGGTGTCAGTACCGGGGCGAGCCGCTCCGCCGTTATCGGATCGAGGAACGCCTCCAGCGCACGCATCTGCGCCTCGGCCTCCGGCGAGCGGTTGTCGAACGCGTAGCTGCTCTTGACAGGGGTGGCAGTCACGATCGGTACCTCCTTCGTGATGATCTGTGACGACGACCCGCCCAGGCGTCATCGCGCGTCGGCACCGGGAAAGCATGGGGGGCCGGTGCGGACACGCCAGTCAGCGCTGTGACGAACGTCGGGATCCGACGGTTGTCAGGGTGCGGATGAGGAAGAGGATGTGGTCGGGGCGGACGCGGAGTCCGCCGGGGAGTGGGCGGACGCGGGGTCCGCCGGGGAGTCGGAGTCAGGGACGAGCGCGCCCGGGCCTCCCGTTGGCCCGGAACGGACGGAGCCGGGCCCGGTCGGGGCCGTCGACTCCTGGCCGGACGGGACCGGTCCGGTCCCTGCCGGCGTGGCCGCGCCCGCCACACTGAGTACCGCCTCCACCGGGGCGGGGTCGGCGCGCACGGCGGCCGTCGAGTCCGCGAAGACCAGCCGGCCGTAGTCCAGCACCGCGATCCGGTCGGCGACCTCGATCGCGTGCTGGAGTTGTTGTTCGACGAGCAGAATGCAGAGCCCGGCTCCGGCGAGCCGGGTCACCAGCTCCCGTACCCGGGCCGCCAGATCCGGGGCGAGCCCCTCGCCCGGCTCGTCGAGGAGCAGCACCCGGGGCTGGGTGAGCAGCGCCCGGGCGATGGCGAGCATCTGCTGCTCCCCGCCGGAGAGCTGGTTGCCCCGGTGGCCCAACCGCTCGGCCAGCCGGGGCAGTAGTTCCAGCACCCCGGGCACCGTCCAGTTCGGACCGGACCGCGAGCCGGCACGGCGGCGGAGCGATGCGGCCAGGGTCAGGTGCTCGGCCACGGTCAGCCGGGGAAACACCCGCCGCCCCTGCGGCACCAGCCCGACACCGGCCCGGGCCACCCGGTGCGCCGGCCTGCCGGCAAGGTCCGCGCCGTCGACCGAGACGATTCCCCGGTACGGCCGCAGCAGGCCGGCGACCGCGTGCACCAGGGTGCTCTTGCCGGCGCCGTTGCGGCCGACCAGCGCCTGCACCGTACCGGCCGGCACCTCGATGTCGATGTCGTGCAGCACCGTACCGCCGTCGTAGCCGGCGTACAGGCCCTGCACCCGGAGCATCACCGCACCGCCTCGGCGTACGCCCGCCGCACGGCGGGAGCGGTGCGGATCTCGTCCGGCTCGCCGCTGGCGACCAGCCGACCGTCGTGCAGCACGGTGACCGTGTCGGCCAGGGCGTACACCAGGTCCAACCGGTGCTCCACCAGCAGCACCGAGACGTCCCGGGGCAGCCCCGCCAGCAGCTCCGCCAGCCGGTGGACCTCCACATTGGAGAGCCCGGCGGCCGGCTCGTCGAGCAGCAGCAGGCGTGGCCGGCCGGCCAGCGCCATCGCGATCTCCAACTGGCGCCGCTGGCCGTGCGACAGGTGCGCCGCCGTGCTCGACGCCGTGCCGGCGAGGCCGACCCGGTCGAGCAGGGCCATCGCGGGCTCGCGCAGCCGCCGCCGGAACCGGTCCCGGGTACGCACCCCCCGGAACCCGCCGGCCTGGTGCCAGCCGGCGACCACGACGTTCTCCACAGCGGTCAGCGACGGCCACACCGCCGGACGCTGGTGGATCCGGCCGATCCCGATCCTCGCCCGGCGTGCCGGGCCGAGCCGGGTGATGTCCCGGCCGTCGAAGTGGATCCGTCCACCGTCGACCCGGGTCGCCCCGCCGATCAGGTCGAGCAGGGTCGTCTTGCCGGCACCGTTCGGCCCGATCAGGGCGTGCCGTTCCCCGTCGGCGACCCGCAGGTCCACCCGGTCCACCGCGACCAGCGAACCGTACCGGCGGACCACCGCCTCGGCCGTCAACAGTGCCGTCATCGTCTCTCCCCGTTCGACACGTGCGCGGCGCCGACGGGTTCGCCCCGGGACGGGCGGCCCTGGATTCCCGTCCCGGGGCGATCCCCCGGCCCGGTCCGGCCCCGCGAGCGGGACCTGACCAGGTTGGCGAGTTCGGTCGAGGAACCGGCCACGCCACGGGGGAAGAGATAGGCGGTCAGCACGAAGAGACCGCCGAGCAGCAGCGGCGCGTACCCGGGCAGCAGGCCGGAGAGCCAGTCCCGTACCGCGACCACCAGGGCGGTGCCGACGATCGCGCCGCCGATCGACGCCGCACCACCGATCACGACGCCGAGCAGCAGCAGCGCGGAGACGTCGAAGCCGAAGTCGGCCGGCGAGACGTACTGCTGTGCGGTGATCAGCAGTGAACCGGCCACCCCCGCCACGGCACCCGCCCCGACGAAGGTCACCGCCAGGTAACCGGTGACCCGGTGTCCGGAGGCGCGGGTCCGCGCCTCGTCGTCCCGGCTGGCCCGCAACAGCAGCCCTGCCGGCGTACGCAGCAGCATCACCATGGCCGCTATCACCACCCCGACCACGACCAGCGTGTACAGATAGCGTGCCCGGTCACTGGCCAGCGGAGCCATGCCCCAGACGGGCTGGATCGCCGGGATTCCGGCGAGCCCGTCGGTCCCTCCGGTGACGGACGTCCACCGACCGGCGGCGGTCACCGTCAGTTCACCGATGGCCAGGGTAATCATCAGGACGACCACGCCTCGGGCGTACACCACCAGCGGGACGGTGAGCAGGGCGAAGAGTGCCCCGACCGCCGCCCCGGCGAACACCTGCACCACCCCGACCGGCGAGACGTGCATCGCGACCAGGGCACTGGCGTAGGCACCGGCGGCGTACGGCCCGGTCTGGCCGAGCGTGGGCAGCCCGGCCAGCCCGGTCAGCAGCGCCACGCTCACCCCGACCAGCCCCAGCACCAGGGTGCGGGCGAAGAGCGAGGTGGTGTAGGCGTCCACCGACCAGGGCACCGCCACGGCGGCGGCGAGCAGCCCGGCTCCCCCGGCCCGGACCAGCCAACGGCGGACGGCCGGGCTCATGTCGTACTCCCGGCGCGCAGCCGCAGGAACCGACCCGGCAGCCCACGGGCCCGGACGGCCAGCACCAGGGCCATCGCCGCGAAGAGCAGGAACGGCGCGGCGGTCGGCGCCAGCGCGACGCCGAGGCTCTGGATCTCGCCGACCGCGAGGGCGGCCAGCAGGGTGCCCTGGACCGAGCCGAGGCCGCCGAGCACCACCACGACCAGCGAGAGCAGCAGCACGGTGTCGGCGGTCGTCGGGGCCGGACCGATGATCGGGGCGCCGAGCACCCCGGCGGCGCCGGCCAGCGCGCCGGCCGCGCCGAGCACGCCGAGCCGGATCCGGGCCGGGTTCACCCCGAGGCAGGCGACCATGTCGGCGTCGTCGACCGCCGCCCGGACCAGCATCCCGGCCCGGGTCCTGGCCACCGCCAGCCAGAGCAGCACCGCGATCAGCGCCGCCACCCCGATGAAGACCAGCCGGTACGCCGCGTACCGGTGCCCGGCCACCTCCACCGAACGGTCCAGCGCGGCGGGAATGTGCACCGGAAGGCTGTCCGGACCGAAGGCGGTGACCAGCAGGGCGCCCCCGGCGAGCGCGACCCCGAAGGTCAGCAGCGCCTGGGTCAGGTGGTCCCGCCGGGCGACCGGCGCGAGCAGGCCCGCGAGCAGACCTCCCGCACCGGCCGCCGCCAGCGTCCCCACGCCCAGGGCGAGCAGCAGACTCCCCCAGCCGCCGTCCAGCACCGCCGCGGCGAGGTACGCGCCGATCGCGTACAGCAGGCCGTGCGCCAGGTTGAGGATGTTCGCCACGCCGAAGCAGAACACCAGCCCGGATGCCGCGACGAAGAGCAGCAGCCCGTAGGCGACGCCGTCCAGCGCCGGGATCAGGTACGGGTCGACCGGGCCGAGTACCCGTGCCGCTTGCAGCATCATCCGCCCACGGTCGCCAGGTCACCGACAACCGTGTTGGAGAGCGCCCGCCCGTCCTGCCGGACCTGCCGCAGATACCACTTCTGCACCGGCGAGTGCGTCTCCTTGGAGAACTGCCAGGTGCCGCGCGGGCTGTCGATCTGGCCGAGCCCGGCGATCGCCTTGTTGATCTCCTCCGGGGTGGGGTTCTCGCCGGCCGCGCCGATCGCCTTGTCCAGCACCGCCGCCGCGTCGTACGAGGCCATCGCGTAGGTGGTCGGCGAACCGTCGTGGTTCTCCTTCCAGGCGGCGACGAAGGAGCGGTTCTCGGCGTTGTCCAGGTCGGGCGAGTAGTTGAGTACGGAGTAGATGTTCCGGGCCGCCTCGCCCTGGGCGTTCAGCACACCGCCCTCGGTGAGGAAGCCGGCGGCGTAGAGCGGCAGGTCCTTGATCTCCGACTGGGCGTACTGCTTGACGAAGTCGACGGCGGCGTTGCCGGCGTAGAAGGTGAAGACCGCCTCCGCACCGGACGCCTTGATCTTCGCGAAGTACGGCAGGAAGTTCGTCGTCTGCGGGAACGGCGTCCAGAGCGTCTTGCCGTCCGGGTTGGCGAGCTTGCCGCCGATCTCGGTGAAGGTCTCGGTGAAGCCGCGCAGCTCGTCCCAGCCGCCCTGGTAGTTCGGGCCGATCGCGAAGACCTCGCCCTTGACGTTGTCCCGCACGTACTCGGCGATCGCCGCGCCCGGCTCGTCGGAGAGGTAGGAGGTGAACCAGGACCGGGAGACGTCCTTCAGCCCGGGGTTGCCGTTGGAGCCGACGAACGGGATCTTCGCCTCGGCGAGCACCGGGGCGACCCCGGCCACCGAACCGCCGCCGACGATGCCGGTGAGCGCCTGCACCCGATCCTGTTTGATCAGCTTCGTCGCCGCCGGTACGGCGGTCTGCGCGCCGTTGCCCTCGTCGGCGACGATCAGGTCGACCTTGTGGCCGCCGAGCTTGCCGTCGTGCATCCGCAGGTAGAGCTCGAATCCGTCGCGGATCTCCGTGCCGACCGCCTCGTAGGTGCCGGAGAGTGAGGCGAGCAGACCGATCTTTATCGTGCCCGGCGTGCCGCCGGTGTCGCCGCCGCTGTTGCAGGCGCTGCCGGCCACGGTCAACCCGAGGGCGAGCAGCGCGCCGGTCAGGGCGCGACGCCGGCTCGTACCGGTGGGGAAAGGCATGACTTCTCCAGTCGAGGGGTGAGGAAGGTTGTGGGGAAGGTGTGCTCGTGGTGGTGGGTCGCCGGAACTGGCTCCGGACCCGGGTACCCCCCGCCGCGTCAGCGTCGCTGCGCCACCGCGGCGCGGGCGGCCGGCGTCAGTACGTCTCCAATCCGGTTCGCCAGTTCTGTCATCTCGTAGGAGACCTTGCCGACGTCGCAGGTGGGCGCCGCGAGCACGAGCAGCGAGGCACCGTCGTTGAACGCCATCGAGAACATGAAGCCGCCCTCGAGCTGGGTGACGTTGGAGATCACTGCACCCGCCTCGAAGAAGCCCGCCGCGCCCCGGAGCAGGCTGACCAGGCCGCTGCCGGTGGCCGCGAGCTGGTCGGCCCGGTCCGGCGGCAGGTTGCGGGTGGACGCCACCATCAGGCCGTCGCTGGAGATGGCGATCGCGTGGCTGACCTCCGGGGCCCGCTCGACGAAACTGTCCAGCATCCAGCCGAGATCTCGTTGGTTCACGTAGTACTCCCTGTCGCGTCGCTTGTCGCCGAGGCGTTCACCAGCTTGGGACGGCGGGCGGCCACGCCCCGGGCGTAGGCGGCCATCGCGTTGGCCACCTCGGCCGGGTCGCGGTGCTCCGAGACCGGCTGCTGTTCCGGTGGCGGGGCGACGCCGCCCGGCACGAGGTGCCGCTGCGGCTGACGGATCGGGAGCCCGGACGGAGTGGTCCCGGAGATGTCCGGGTTGACCAGCTCGGTGGCCGCCCGCCACCCGTCGTCACCCCGGGTCTGCCAGCCCGTCGCGGCGTAGCCACCGTTGGATCCGTCGGTCCCGTTGGACGCACCGACCGGCGGGCCGGCCGGAACGGGACTGCTCGGCACCGGGGTTCCCGCGCCGTTGCCGGTGGCGGCCCCGGCCGGCGGGCTCGACCGGTCGGTACGGAACCAGTTGTTGACCTGCTCGAAGATGACGAGTTCCTGGGTCGGGTCGTCACCCCGGTCCGTCCGCTGGGCCGCCGGCCGGAAGACCGACGTGGCCGGCAGGGCCCGCTCCGCGACCGGTCGCCGGGCCGGATCGTTCGGGCCGACCGTGGACGAGGCGGCCGGCACGGCGGTACCGCGCACCCGGCCCTCCGGCATCGTCGAGAGCCGGCCGGGCGCCAGCAACTGGGTCTCCGGCGGTACCGGCCGGATCAGCGTCGCCGGCAACGAGATCTCGGCGATGGTGCCGAGCTTGGGGCCGGGCCGCAGTTCGACCGTCACCCCCAGCCGGCCGGCGAGTTGGCCGACCACGACCAGACCCATTGCCCGGACCGCCGCCACGTCGGTGGCCGGTGGCCGGGCCAGCAGGTCGTTGAGCTGTGCCAGCCGTTGCAGCGAGAGCCCCACACCCTCGTCGCTGACCTGCACGATGACCCGGTCGCCGAGGCTGCGCGCGGTCACCCACGCCTCGGTCTCCGGCGGCGAGTACGTGGTCGCGTTGTCCATCAGCTCGGCGAGCAGGTGCACCACCTCGTCGACCTTGTCGGCCGCGACCGCCACGTCCGGGTCGACGACGCCGATCCGGACCCGGGTGTAGTGCTCGATCTGGGACAGCGCCGCCTGGACGACCTTCTGCATCGGTACGTCCTCGTGGCGTACCCGCCCGACGCCCACACCGCCGAGCACCAGGAGGCTGGCGTTGATCCGTCCCATCCGGGTCGCCAGGCTGTCCAGGGTGTAGAGCTGCTGCAACCGCTCCGGGTCGGTCTCGTCCTGCTCGACCTTGTCCACCTGGGCGAGTACCGCGTCCACCAGGCGCTGCTCGCGGCGGCTGAGGTGGACGAAGATGTCGGCGGTGTTGGCCCGCATGACCGCCTGCTCGGCGGCGGTCCGGACGGCGGCCTGGTGCACGGCGGTGAACGCCTGGCCCACCTCGCCGATCTCGTCCCCGCTGGTGGCCTCCAGTGTGGAGGCGGACGCCCGGGCCAGGGCCTCCGGGTGGATGCCGGCACTGTCGAGGCTGCGCAGTTCGGCGACCATCGCCGGCAGCTCGGTGTACGCGACGGAGTGCGCCGCGTCCCGCAGCCGCCGCAGCCGTCGGGTGATCTGCCGGGCGACCGCCCAGGTGACCAGTACGGTCAGCAGCAGCGCGACCGCCATCGCGGCGCCCTCGGCGACGGCCCGCCAGCGTTGCTCGACCCGGGCGGCGTCCACATCGGCCAGTACGGCGGCGTCGACCCGCTGCTGCACCTCGAAGAGCCGGGCGGCCCAGCCCTGGGTGGCCCCGATCCAGGCGTTGGTGCCGACCTCCAGCGGGGCGCCGATCTCGGCCCGGGAGACCTGGTCCTGGAGGCGTTGCAGGGTGAGCGCCTCCTTGCCGCTGCCGGCCTGTTCCCACCAGACCTGCCACTGGCCGGGCGCGAGGCCGAGGAAGGCCAGGCTGGATTCGGTGAAGCCGGTCCGGGCGGCGGTGATGTCCTGCTGCATCGCCGGGGTGAGCTGGCCGGCGGCGATGGCCCGCAGCACGGCCACCTGTTGCTGACCGAGCGCCTCCGCGGTCTTCGACAGCGCGGCGGCGGCCCGGATCCCGTCCGCGACCTCGGCGGAGACGACACCCTGGGCGATCGACTCCCGGTAGGCGAGCAGGTCGGCGATGATGATCCGGTAGCTGAACGTGGTGGCGGAGACGGCCGCGTGCGCGGCGGTACGCACCTGGGTACGCAGCGGCGGCAGGTCGGCCAGCGCGTTGTCGATCCGGGCCAGCACGACGCCCGGTCCGGTGGCCGGCTCGGGGGCGAGCGCGCGTTGGCGCTGGTAGCGCGCGACGATCTCGTCGGTGTCGGCGGCCTGCCGGGCGTAGGTGTCCTGCTGGCGGGGCGTGGCGGCGGTGAGCAGGTCGGCCGCGGCCGCCCGTTCCCGCTGGAGTTGATAGGCCAGCCGACCGGCCTCGGCGCCGAGTTGGGCCAGTACGCCGAGGTCGCTGGCCTGGTTGGCCTGCCGGGCGCTGTCTGCCAGCGCGAGTCCGGCGAACCCGACGACCGCCACTAACGGCGCGGCCACGATGATGCGCATCCGAGAGGCGATCTTCCAGCCGCGTCGGGGTACGGGCTGGGGTCGGGCCGCGTGGGATCGGGTGGTCGAGGCCAAGACTGACTCCCACGGCTCGTCATCGAGGAGATCTGCATCTTGCAGTTAGCAAGTCCCATTGCGCCGGACCGGCGAGGCGGACAACAGGGTTATCCGTGGTACAAACAGCTCGTACCACTATCTGTACCCGCCGATGAACAGGCAGTTACCTATGCAGGCAGCGGTACCCGCCGGGCCTCGCCGGAACCCCCGCCGACCGCTGCCGCCGCTGTGCCGTGACTCAGCGAACCCCCGGGTCGGGAGGGGTTCAGTGCCGGCGGCGCAGCGCGCCGACCCGACCGCGCCGGTGTGACTCGACGAAGGGCCGGCGGGGCTCGCCGGCCGCCGGCCGCCGCGACTCGGCCGCCGGCTGCCGGGACGCCTCCGCCGACGGCGGCTCCGCCGAGGGGCCGGCGTCGTCGCCGTGCAGCCGGTGTACCTGCGCCGCGAGGCGGTCCGCCTCCTCGGAGAGCCGGTCCGCCTCCACCGGCGGCCGCTCGGAGCCGGCCGGGAAGTGCACCCGCAACATCTGGTCGATCAGGTCCCGCAGCTCGTCGATCGCGTCCACCACGGACTGTCGCTCCCCGACGGCGGTCACGGGATCGGCTCCGGTCCCGTCCGGACCGCCGGCCGCGCCACCGCGCGGCCCGCGCCGCCCGTCCGCGGCGATCTGTTCGACCGCCACCCGGGGCCAGAGCGCGGTGAGCAGACCCCCGGTCCCGAGTACGTCGTCACAGCGCACGGCCAGCTCCTGGCTGCCGTACCGGCGACCCGCCTCGACCGCCGCCACCGTCTCCCGGCTGAACCGCACGCGGTCGGCGAGGGCGCGCTGGGTCAACCCCTTGCGGGTACGCCAGCGGCGCAGTTCGCGCTGGAACTGTCGGGTGGCCATCGATTCCGCGGTACCTGACGACGCAGCGTCCATTTGCTCACCTTCGTTGGTCAGCGATCCGATCAGTCGCACCAGGTCATGAGACGCCGGGACAGATCATGACCCGGCATTTGCCGGGGCCAATTCTTACCGTCGCAGCGACGGGTGTGAAGGCTTACGCGCCACCTATCGTTGACGGTAAGTGAAAAACCTCGCACGC from Plantactinospora sp. BC1 carries:
- a CDS encoding helix-turn-helix transcriptional regulator; this encodes MEHEDAFAFIRDQLRRQRALRGMPQEEFGKRSNYSASTVSAVETGTRPVDMPYATRADEILETGGLFVSLLKAAQRDSEPTWFKRWLDAERTATQLRYYHPTLIPGLLQTENYARAVLRLEPTRPEAELEKLVASRLERQEILTREQPPLLIAVIDESALRVRDAIMAEQFRHLLRMAELPHVQLHLIPADAGLHVGLNGQLSLARSADGNWVGNIENQLTDFVVDDEEGIATLLTRWEGVRSVALPENLSLALLKEVESQHAPQ
- a CDS encoding branched-chain amino acid ABC transporter permease, with the translated sequence MMLQAARVLGPVDPYLIPALDGVAYGLLLFVAASGLVFCFGVANILNLAHGLLYAIGAYLAAAVLDGGWGSLLLALGVGTLAAAGAGGLLAGLLAPVARRDHLTQALLTFGVALAGGALLVTAFGPDSLPVHIPAALDRSVEVAGHRYAAYRLVFIGVAALIAVLLWLAVARTRAGMLVRAAVDDADMVACLGVNPARIRLGVLGAAGALAGAAGVLGAPIIGPAPTTADTVLLLSLVVVVLGGLGSVQGTLLAALAVGEIQSLGVALAPTAAPFLLFAAMALVLAVRARGLPGRFLRLRAGSTT
- a CDS encoding ABC transporter ATP-binding protein — its product is MTALLTAEAVVRRYGSLVAVDRVDLRVADGERHALIGPNGAGKTTLLDLIGGATRVDGGRIHFDGRDITRLGPARRARIGIGRIHQRPAVWPSLTAVENVVVAGWHQAGGFRGVRTRDRFRRRLREPAMALLDRVGLAGTASSTAAHLSHGQRRQLEIAMALAGRPRLLLLDEPAAGLSNVEVHRLAELLAGLPRDVSVLLVEHRLDLVYALADTVTVLHDGRLVASGEPDEIRTAPAVRRAYAEAVR
- a CDS encoding roadblock/LC7 domain-containing protein; protein product: MLDSFVERAPEVSHAIAISSDGLMVASTRNLPPDRADQLAATGSGLVSLLRGAAGFFEAGAVISNVTQLEGGFMFSMAFNDGASLLVLAAPTCDVGKVSYEMTELANRIGDVLTPAARAAVAQRR
- a CDS encoding ABC transporter substrate-binding protein, which encodes MPFPTGTSRRRALTGALLALGLTVAGSACNSGGDTGGTPGTIKIGLLASLSGTYEAVGTEIRDGFELYLRMHDGKLGGHKVDLIVADEGNGAQTAVPAATKLIKQDRVQALTGIVGGGSVAGVAPVLAEAKIPFVGSNGNPGLKDVSRSWFTSYLSDEPGAAIAEYVRDNVKGEVFAIGPNYQGGWDELRGFTETFTEIGGKLANPDGKTLWTPFPQTTNFLPYFAKIKASGAEAVFTFYAGNAAVDFVKQYAQSEIKDLPLYAAGFLTEGGVLNAQGEAARNIYSVLNYSPDLDNAENRSFVAAWKENHDGSPTTYAMASYDAAAVLDKAIGAAGENPTPEEINKAIAGLGQIDSPRGTWQFSKETHSPVQKWYLRQVRQDGRALSNTVVGDLATVGG
- a CDS encoding flavin reductase, giving the protein MIGPQERWRKHIPTHPSYRCRSCTDPWPCRNARLALATAYRDDRVGLMVYLGTHLARALRKLPDTHPALLAGQILYWVPRRR
- a CDS encoding ABC transporter ATP-binding protein, which gives rise to MLRVQGLYAGYDGGTVLHDIDIEVPAGTVQALVGRNGAGKSTLVHAVAGLLRPYRGIVSVDGADLAGRPAHRVARAGVGLVPQGRRVFPRLTVAEHLTLAASLRRRAGSRSGPNWTVPGVLELLPRLAERLGHRGNQLSGGEQQMLAIARALLTQPRVLLLDEPGEGLAPDLAARVRELVTRLAGAGLCILLVEQQLQHAIEVADRIAVLDYGRLVFADSTAAVRADPAPVEAVLSVAGAATPAGTGPVPSGQESTAPTGPGSVRSGPTGGPGALVPDSDSPADPASAHSPADSASAPTTSSSSSAP
- a CDS encoding branched-chain amino acid ABC transporter permease, with translation MSPAVRRWLVRAGGAGLLAAAVAVPWSVDAYTTSLFARTLVLGLVGVSVALLTGLAGLPTLGQTGPYAAGAYASALVAMHVSPVGVVQVFAGAAVGALFALLTVPLVVYARGVVVLMITLAIGELTVTAAGRWTSVTGGTDGLAGIPAIQPVWGMAPLASDRARYLYTLVVVGVVIAAMVMLLRTPAGLLLRASRDDEARTRASGHRVTGYLAVTFVGAGAVAGVAGSLLITAQQYVSPADFGFDVSALLLLGVVIGGAASIGGAIVGTALVVAVRDWLSGLLPGYAPLLLGGLFVLTAYLFPRGVAGSSTELANLVRSRSRGRTGPGDRPGTGIQGRPSRGEPVGAAHVSNGERR
- a CDS encoding DUF397 domain-containing protein, yielding MRLSDARWRKSTRSGTNGGGCVEVADNLPDVVAVRDSKDPAGPVLTFRPAAWRAFVAIAARQR
- a CDS encoding bifunctional 2-polyprenyl-6-hydroxyphenol methylase/3-demethylubiquinol 3-O-methyltransferase UbiG, coding for MTATPVKSSYAFDNRSPEAEAQMRALEAFLDPITAERLAPVLTPGAKCWELGAGGGSIARHMARVVGPTGLVIATDIEPSRLEPEGNLVVRQHDVRTGAPEGGPFDVIHARLVLLHLPERRRVLAELIGALAPGGALVVEEFDCTAGLRVLAAPTDDAAKLFQQVMEATLGILQDRGADLAWAQDVHTEMVLAGLTDVDTITHSQSWPGGSTGASLHETNSRQLEPRLLATGLSPNQLEGFRELAKDPAFASLSYQFVSTRGRRPDGGSVN